A region of Rhodohalobacter barkolensis DNA encodes the following proteins:
- a CDS encoding GNAT family N-acetyltransferase, giving the protein MNTKIKVRKATPKDTESIIQFNIAMAMETENKTLKREEIEPGVHGLFEKPEYGFYMVAESEGKVVGSLMITFEWSDWRNGLFWWIQSVYVIPEFRRKGVYRTMYLTIKTLAEEKPDVCGFRLYVERENINAQKTYASLGMDETHYKMFEEIK; this is encoded by the coding sequence ATGAACACAAAAATTAAAGTACGCAAAGCCACACCCAAAGATACTGAATCCATCATTCAGTTCAATATTGCCATGGCGATGGAGACAGAGAACAAAACATTGAAAAGAGAGGAAATTGAGCCGGGTGTACACGGGCTGTTTGAAAAACCGGAGTATGGTTTTTACATGGTGGCCGAGTCGGAGGGAAAAGTGGTAGGCTCGCTGATGATTACCTTTGAATGGAGCGACTGGCGCAACGGCCTGTTCTGGTGGATTCAGAGCGTGTACGTCATTCCGGAGTTTCGCAGAAAAGGTGTATACCGGACGATGTACTTGACCATCAAAACATTGGCTGAGGAAAAACCGGACGTCTGCGGGTTCCGCCTTTATGTGGAGAGAGAGAACATCAACGCCCAGAAAACCTATGCTTCACTGGGTATGGATGAGACGCACTACAAGATGTTTGAGGAGATCAAGTAA
- a CDS encoding DUF2089 family protein has translation MEKRDSVLPVKCPSCNSGLVIKSLFCKNCETTVTGLYELPKILLLEKDELDFIHSFVKNSGSLKEMAKEMKLSYPTVRNYLNDLIEKLNQMENEHK, from the coding sequence ATGGAAAAACGTGACTCTGTCCTGCCTGTAAAATGTCCCAGTTGTAATAGTGGATTAGTGATTAAATCTCTCTTCTGCAAGAATTGTGAAACAACAGTAACTGGGTTGTATGAACTGCCTAAAATTCTTCTGCTCGAGAAGGACGAATTAGATTTTATTCACTCTTTTGTAAAGAATAGTGGCAGCTTAAAAGAAATGGCTAAAGAGATGAAGTTAAGTTATCCAACGGTTCGAAATTACCTGAATGATTTAATAGAAAAACTAAATCAAATGGAAAATGAACATAAATAA
- a CDS encoding type II toxin-antitoxin system RelE/ParE family toxin yields MKEIKFYKTQSGNVPVKEFLDSLSSKHAQKVTWVLELIERLDQIPVQYFKKLKSTDDIWEVRARIGSNSFRILGFVDGDEFIILTNGFSKKSQKTPKKEIKLAEQRKADYLFRK; encoded by the coding sequence GTGAAAGAAATCAAGTTCTATAAAACCCAATCAGGCAACGTTCCGGTAAAAGAGTTTTTGGACTCGCTGAGCTCTAAACATGCTCAGAAAGTTACCTGGGTTCTTGAATTAATTGAAAGACTGGACCAGATTCCTGTTCAATACTTTAAGAAACTAAAGAGTACAGATGATATTTGGGAGGTTCGAGCAAGAATTGGATCGAACAGTTTCAGAATTCTTGGGTTCGTTGATGGTGATGAATTTATAATACTGACGAACGGATTTTCCAAAAAATCACAAAAAACACCAAAGAAAGAAATTAAACTGGCAGAGCAGCGCAAAGCTGATT